Proteins co-encoded in one Kribbella qitaiheensis genomic window:
- a CDS encoding response regulator transcription factor, whose translation MKVLMVEDEVRLADTVRRGLADAGYVVEVVHNGEDGLWAATENSYDVIVLDIMLPKLNGYKVLEQLRARGVWTPVLMLTAKDGEHDQTDAFDLGADDYLTKPFSFLVLVARLRALVRRGGPERPVILVAGDLTLDPARRRVERAGQEVVLTPREYGLLEFLMRHRGDTVSKIEILENVWDPAFDGDPNVVEVYIRYLRLKLDAPFDRHAIETVRGMGYRLDAEGG comes from the coding sequence ATGAAGGTACTGATGGTGGAGGACGAGGTCCGGCTGGCCGACACGGTCCGCCGCGGGCTGGCCGACGCCGGGTACGTGGTCGAGGTGGTGCACAACGGCGAGGACGGCCTCTGGGCGGCGACAGAGAACAGCTACGACGTGATCGTGCTGGACATCATGCTGCCCAAGCTGAACGGGTACAAGGTCCTCGAACAGCTTCGCGCCCGAGGCGTCTGGACCCCGGTCCTGATGCTCACGGCCAAGGACGGCGAACACGACCAGACCGATGCCTTCGACCTCGGCGCCGACGACTACCTGACCAAGCCGTTCAGCTTCCTCGTCCTGGTCGCCAGACTGCGGGCCCTCGTCCGGCGGGGAGGACCTGAGCGGCCCGTCATCCTGGTGGCGGGCGATCTCACCCTGGACCCGGCCCGGCGAAGGGTCGAACGCGCGGGTCAAGAGGTGGTCCTGACACCACGCGAATACGGGCTGCTCGAGTTCCTGATGCGGCATCGCGGCGACACTGTCAGCAAGATCGAGATCCTGGAGAACGTCTGGGATCCGGCCTTCGACGGCGACCCGAACGTCGTCGAGGTCTACATCCGCTACCTGCGCCTGAAGCTCGACGCTCCCTTCGACCGGCACGCCATCGAGACCGTCCGCGGCATGGGCTACCGACTCGACGCCGAAGGTGGCTGA
- a CDS encoding phosphatase PAP2 family protein: protein MSLTQQRPRRSAATRRTLPVAGAAVAAIGTLGTIALADSATEADGLAAFDPEFTKDVVAIRTAPLTTLARALTFIGDVPVLIVLILVAAALAYRWTRSWRAPTLLLFAMAGSAALTYGLKAAVERQRPGISYVLGAVDTGFAFPSGHTLNSTVFFGMIAGLLWSGLHFATARVVVATAAVLLSIGIGLSRIYLGYHWATDVLAGWTIAVTWLAIVATVTRLTKWLPQLPSAD from the coding sequence ATGAGCCTGACGCAACAGCGACCGCGCCGGTCGGCCGCCACTCGGCGCACCTTGCCGGTGGCCGGCGCGGCGGTCGCAGCCATCGGTACGCTAGGGACGATCGCTCTCGCCGACAGCGCCACCGAGGCCGATGGGCTGGCGGCGTTCGACCCGGAGTTCACCAAAGACGTCGTCGCCATCAGGACCGCTCCACTGACCACACTGGCGCGAGCACTCACGTTCATCGGTGACGTTCCGGTCCTCATCGTGCTGATCCTCGTGGCAGCTGCCCTCGCCTATCGGTGGACCAGGTCCTGGCGAGCACCCACCCTGCTGCTATTCGCCATGGCCGGCTCGGCGGCTCTGACCTACGGACTCAAGGCCGCGGTGGAACGTCAGCGACCCGGCATCAGCTACGTCCTCGGTGCTGTCGACACCGGCTTCGCCTTCCCGTCCGGCCATACGCTGAACTCGACGGTCTTCTTCGGCATGATCGCGGGACTTCTGTGGTCCGGTCTGCATTTCGCCACCGCCAGAGTGGTCGTAGCGACTGCGGCCGTTCTGCTGAGCATCGGGATCGGCCTGAGCCGGATCTACCTCGGCTACCACTGGGCGACCGACGTACTCGCCGGCTGGACGATCGCCGTCACCTGGCTCGCGATCGTCGCCACCGTCACTCGACTCACGAAGTGGTTGCCGCAGCTGCCTTCGGCAGACTGA
- a CDS encoding PIG-L deacetylase family protein yields MPFTLVSFHAHPDDEALLMGGTLARASAEGHRVVLAVATDGEAGAASSSYRADLAERRREELEASATALGCARVVRFGLPDSGWSRTESAPEGSFSRLPVADAAAPLAKLLREEQADVLTIYDPAGGYGHPDHRQVHTAGLYAARLAGTRLVLEATIDRALIRRLIQLVELIPGVLPDVHAADYDDAYSASEAITHRIDVRDYADAKRCAFEAHASQASSDDGARTLSLLLRLPPWLFRRVLGREWFVELGRPAGPPVDDLFASLRSTR; encoded by the coding sequence GTGCCCTTCACCCTGGTGTCGTTCCACGCGCATCCCGACGACGAAGCGCTGCTCATGGGCGGAACCCTTGCCCGAGCCTCGGCCGAGGGGCACCGGGTCGTACTGGCAGTGGCCACCGACGGCGAGGCGGGGGCCGCGTCGTCGTCGTACCGCGCTGATCTGGCCGAGCGCCGACGAGAGGAACTCGAAGCCTCTGCCACGGCGCTCGGATGCGCGCGGGTAGTCCGCTTCGGTCTCCCTGACTCGGGCTGGTCGCGAACCGAAAGCGCACCAGAGGGCAGTTTCAGTCGTCTGCCGGTGGCGGATGCCGCCGCCCCGCTGGCGAAACTCCTTCGGGAGGAACAGGCAGATGTACTGACGATCTACGATCCGGCCGGCGGCTACGGCCATCCCGATCACCGCCAGGTACACACTGCGGGCTTGTACGCCGCGAGGCTCGCAGGTACCCGTCTGGTACTGGAAGCAACGATCGACCGGGCGCTGATCCGTCGGCTGATCCAGCTCGTCGAGCTGATCCCGGGGGTCCTGCCCGACGTCCACGCTGCCGACTACGACGACGCCTACTCCGCCAGCGAAGCCATCACGCATCGGATCGACGTACGGGACTACGCCGACGCCAAACGCTGTGCCTTCGAGGCACACGCGAGCCAGGCCAGCTCCGACGACGGGGCGAGAACGCTTTCGTTGCTGCTGAGACTGCCGCCATGGTTGTTCCGGCGGGTCCTCGGCCGGGAGTGGTTCGTCGAGCTCGGCCGCCCGGCCGGACCACCTGTGGACGATCTGTTCGCAAGCCTGCGGTCAACTCGCTGA